The following proteins come from a genomic window of Candidatus Bostrichicola ureolyticus:
- the rplF gene encoding 50S ribosomal protein L6, which yields MSRIGKIPILIPKEVIIKIENGKIIIKGPLGELYQSFSIKNIEIIIKENYLYINNIVLNEKKGRAMHGLYRVLINNMIIGVTKGFQKVLEIVGIGYKASNNGRILELSLGYSHNIMIKCPDEIKVETKNEKGKNPLIILSSYDKQLLGIVAAKIRSFRKPEPYKGKGIRYLGEYIIRKTGKSA from the coding sequence ATGTCTAGAATAGGTAAAATTCCTATATTAATACCTAAAGAAGTTATTATAAAAATAGAAAATGGAAAAATTATAATAAAAGGTCCATTAGGAGAATTATATCAATCATTTTCAATAAAAAATATTGAAATAATAATTAAGGAAAATTATTTATATATAAATAATATAGTTTTAAATGAAAAAAAAGGAAGAGCTATGCATGGATTATATCGAGTACTAATCAATAATATGATAATTGGTGTTACTAAAGGTTTTCAAAAAGTATTAGAAATAGTTGGTATAGGATATAAAGCTTCTAATAATGGACGTATTTTAGAATTAAGTTTAGGTTATTCTCATAATATTATGATTAAATGTCCTGATGAAATTAAAGTAGAGACTAAAAATGAAAAAGGAAAAAATCCATTAATCATTTTGTCATCTTATGATAAGCAACTATTAGGAATAGTTGCTGCTAAAATTCGTTCGTTTAGAAAACCAGAACCTTATAAAGGTAAGGGCATAAGATATTTAGGAGAATATATTATAAGAAAAACTGGTAAATCAGCTTAA
- the rplR gene encoding 50S ribosomal protein L18 encodes MKTNRRLRIKYRIRKKIFGTSKIPRLSVFRSNREIYAQIIDDTKSITLVSASSLKLPKQDNKSKFATEVGKRLGMKAKNIGIEKVVFDRNGYLYHGRIKNLAEGVKKYLKL; translated from the coding sequence ATGAAAACTAATAGAAGATTAAGAATAAAATATAGAATTAGAAAAAAAATATTTGGAACATCGAAAATTCCTAGATTATCTGTTTTTAGAAGTAATAGAGAAATTTATGCACAAATTATTGATGATACTAAAAGTATAACATTGGTATCAGCGTCTTCTTTAAAACTACCTAAACAGGATAATAAATCAAAATTTGCTACTGAAGTAGGTAAACGTTTAGGTATGAAAGCTAAAAATATAGGAATTGAAAAAGTAGTTTTTGATAGAAATGGATATTTATATCATGGTAGAATTAAAAATTTAGCTGAAGGTGTTAAAAAATATTTAAAATTATAA
- the rpsE gene encoding 30S ribosomal protein S5, translated as MFYSFRKKLKISKNIELKERLVTVERVCKVTKGRRYFSFSAIVIKGNENGIVGYGLGKSNEISDAIHKAGEQANKNLVKISIYKGTIPHEQSAKFGGSKIFIRPASEGTGIIAGGAMRYVLEIAGIYNVLSKSKGSSNPHNVVKATIKALINIRNVNIIAKERGISINKVFNG; from the coding sequence ATGTTTTATTCATTTAGAAAAAAATTAAAAATATCCAAAAATATTGAATTAAAAGAACGTTTAGTAACAGTTGAAAGAGTTTGCAAAGTTACTAAAGGTAGACGTTATTTTAGTTTTAGTGCTATTGTTATTAAAGGAAATGAAAATGGAATAGTTGGTTATGGTTTAGGAAAATCTAATGAAATATCGGATGCTATTCATAAAGCTGGTGAACAAGCCAATAAAAATTTAGTAAAAATATCAATATATAAAGGAACAATACCTCATGAACAAAGTGCTAAGTTTGGAGGATCTAAAATATTTATACGCCCCGCTTCTGAAGGGACTGGAATAATTGCTGGTGGTGCTATGCGGTATGTTTTAGAAATTGCAGGTATATATAATGTATTATCTAAATCTAAAGGATCATCTAATCCTCATAATGTTGTTAAAGCTACAATTAAAGCATTAATAAATATTAGAAATGTAAATATAATTGCTAAAGAGAGAGGTATTTCTATTAATAAAGTTTTTAATGGATAA
- the rplO gene encoding 50S ribosomal protein L15 translates to MKLNNLSPAKGSVKTNKRLGRGQGSGRGGTSTRGHKGAKSRSGFSKKLGFEGGQMPLQRRVPKVGFKPFNKKKYSIVNLDDLQILFDKGKLKNNIINNNILVANGLIKKTNELIKILGRGELKVKLKITANKFSKKADKLIKKVGGETIKI, encoded by the coding sequence GTGAAATTAAATAATTTAAGTCCAGCAAAAGGTTCTGTCAAAACGAATAAACGTTTAGGAAGAGGTCAAGGATCAGGTAGAGGTGGAACATCTACAAGAGGACATAAAGGAGCTAAGTCTAGATCAGGATTTAGTAAAAAATTGGGGTTTGAAGGAGGACAAATGCCTTTACAAAGACGTGTTCCTAAAGTAGGTTTTAAACCTTTTAATAAAAAAAAATATTCAATAGTTAATTTAGATGATTTGCAAATTTTATTTGATAAAGGAAAACTTAAAAACAATATTATAAACAATAATATTTTAGTAGCTAATGGTTTGATAAAAAAAACCAATGAATTAATTAAAATTTTAGGTAGGGGTGAATTAAAAGTTAAATTAAAAATAACCGCTAATAAATTTAGCAAAAAAGCTGATAAATTAATTAAAAAAGTAGGAGGAGAAACTATAAAAATATGA
- the secY gene encoding preprotein translocase subunit SecY, translating to MKYIYSTIKNIYNISELRNRIGITIILLLIYRFGSYVPLPGINPNGYSSYASYSGIMQILSSFTGGAFNRVSVLALSVMPYISASIIVQLMSFAFSYFQKIQKDGESGNRKMNYIIKWVTILVCLIQAPAYIIALTTHFIPLYTNEIYFIYNNKLLFIIISVIILTTGTLFTVWLGDKITQKGIGNGISLIIMTGIISRFPISVINEINNKMGMGIGKWNYGLIFLEFLLWILVIIFCLLVIQAVRKIPIRYVNSYYSNNIFQHIPIKVTTAGVMPIIFSQSIMLFPMTISTYIKNEKIKYILDIFNNIYGFWYNLIFVIMIIIFTFFYTSLTISVSKISDDLKRNGGYIPNVKPGKNTINYLDNIIYKITIPGALLLSIIAILPSLVIKIGITKNIALFYGGTSLLIIIGVIFETIQQINIYLLNYKYDHFIYG from the coding sequence ATGAAATATATATATTCAACTATAAAAAATATATATAATATTAGTGAATTACGTAATAGAATAGGTATAACTATAATATTATTATTAATATATCGTTTTGGGTCTTATGTTCCATTACCAGGAATAAATCCTAATGGTTATAGTTCTTATGCTAGTTATAGTGGAATTATGCAAATATTATCTTCATTTACAGGAGGTGCTTTTAATCGTGTATCTGTTTTAGCATTAAGTGTAATGCCTTATATATCAGCTTCTATTATTGTACAATTAATGAGTTTTGCATTTTCTTATTTTCAAAAAATACAAAAAGATGGGGAAAGTGGTAATAGAAAAATGAATTATATTATAAAATGGGTTACTATATTAGTATGTTTAATTCAAGCTCCTGCATACATAATAGCACTAACTACACATTTTATACCTTTATATACAAATGAAATTTATTTTATTTACAATAATAAATTATTATTTATAATAATATCGGTAATAATATTAACTACAGGAACTTTATTTACTGTTTGGTTAGGAGATAAAATTACTCAGAAAGGAATAGGCAATGGAATATCATTAATTATTATGACTGGTATTATATCACGTTTTCCTATTTCTGTAATTAATGAAATTAATAATAAAATGGGAATGGGAATTGGTAAGTGGAATTATGGATTAATATTTTTAGAATTTTTATTGTGGATTTTAGTTATAATTTTTTGTCTACTTGTAATTCAAGCAGTAAGAAAAATACCAATACGATATGTAAATAGTTATTATTCTAATAATATATTTCAACATATTCCTATTAAAGTAACAACAGCTGGAGTTATGCCTATTATATTTTCACAATCTATTATGTTATTTCCAATGACTATATCAACATATATTAAAAACGAAAAAATTAAATATATATTGGATATATTTAATAATATATATGGTTTTTGGTATAATTTAATATTTGTAATTATGATTATAATATTTACATTTTTTTATACTTCTCTGACTATATCTGTTAGCAAAATATCTGATGATTTAAAACGAAATGGTGGTTATATACCTAATGTAAAACCTGGAAAAAATACAATAAATTATTTAGATAATATTATATATAAAATTACTATTCCAGGAGCTTTATTATTATCTATAATAGCAATATTACCTTCATTAGTAATTAAAATAGGTATAACCAAAAATATTGCTTTATTTTATGGAGGTACTTCATTACTTATTATAATAGGTGTAATATTTGAAACAATTCAACAAATTAATATTTATTTATTAAATTATAAATATGATCATTTTATATATGGATAA
- the infA gene encoding translation initiation factor IF-1: MAKQANIEIYGIITEALPNATFRVKLNNGSFIIAHISGKMRLHYIKLLPGDKIKLEMSPYDLSRARIIFRYKNTYESKNINKKKKC; this comes from the coding sequence ATGGCCAAGCAAGCAAATATAGAAATTTACGGTATTATTACTGAAGCATTGCCCAATGCTACATTTCGTGTTAAATTAAATAATGGATCTTTTATCATAGCTCATATATCGGGAAAAATGAGATTGCATTATATTAAATTATTACCTGGTGATAAAATAAAATTAGAAATGTCTCCTTATGATTTGAGTAGAGCTAGAATTATATTTAGATATAAAAATACATATGAAAGTAAGAACATCAATAAAAAAAAGAAGTGCTAA
- the rpmJ gene encoding 50S ribosomal protein L36, whose translation MKVRTSIKKRSANCKLVKRKGRLYIINKKNPRLKQKQG comes from the coding sequence ATGAAAGTAAGAACATCAATAAAAAAAAGAAGTGCTAATTGTAAATTAGTAAAACGTAAAGGACGTCTTTATATTATAAATAAAAAAAATCCTAGATTAAAACAAAAACAAGGTTAA
- the rpsM gene encoding 30S ribosomal protein S13 → MARISGIDLPKNKIGMIALTEIYGIGKSTSKKILNINNVDKNIKVKYWTDEQINNIREYISNTLKVEGELRSEIQLNIKRLIDIGCYRGMRHRIGLPVRGQKTKNNCRTRKGKRKTVANKKKVTK, encoded by the coding sequence ATGGCTAGAATATCAGGTATAGATTTACCTAAAAATAAAATAGGCATGATAGCTTTAACAGAAATTTATGGTATAGGAAAAAGTACATCTAAAAAAATTTTAAATATAAATAACGTTGATAAAAATATTAAAGTCAAATATTGGACAGATGAACAAATTAATAATATTAGAGAATATATATCAAATACATTAAAAGTAGAGGGTGAGTTACGTTCTGAAATTCAATTAAATATCAAACGTTTGATAGATATTGGGTGTTATAGAGGTATGCGTCATAGAATTGGATTACCTGTTAGAGGACAAAAAACAAAAAATAATTGTCGTACTAGAAAAGGTAAAAGAAAAACTGTAGCTAATAAGAAAAAAGTTACTAAATAA
- the rpsK gene encoding 30S ribosomal protein S11 has translation MVKSIKSKKRKVIVEAKGEAHISSTFNNIIITLTNTKGEVIAWSSAGKMGFKGSKKNTPYAAKIAAEDAAKAALNAGLKRVDVIVKGPGSGRDAAIRTLNNMGLQINVIKDVTPLPHNGCRPPKRRRV, from the coding sequence ATGGTTAAATCTATAAAATCAAAAAAAAGAAAAGTTATAGTTGAAGCTAAAGGAGAGGCACATATAAGTTCTACGTTTAATAATATTATTATTACATTAACTAATACTAAAGGAGAAGTTATAGCTTGGTCATCAGCCGGTAAAATGGGATTTAAAGGTTCTAAAAAAAATACACCTTACGCTGCTAAAATTGCAGCAGAAGATGCTGCTAAAGCAGCATTGAATGCTGGATTAAAAAGAGTAGATGTTATTGTTAAAGGACCTGGATCTGGTAGAGATGCAGCTATACGAACATTAAATAATATGGGTCTACAAATTAATGTAATAAAAGATGTGACCCCATTACCTCATAATGGTTGTAGACCACCTAAAAGAAGAAGAGTTTAA
- the rpsD gene encoding 30S ribosomal protein S4, producing MAKYIGPKGKIERRFGEPIFGTKILKRRKYPPGQHGNNRRKSKKRSEYAIQLFEKQKAKYIYGILERQFLNLFKQASKKKGITGELLIQMCESRLDNIVYRLNIARSRSEARQIVSHRNITVNNKIINIPSYLLKPGDIIGINNKKNHTVIKQQLINKKNKKLLIDWLTWNDEQMIGTFQAIPNRSQIPENIKENLIVEFYSKF from the coding sequence ATGGCAAAATATATAGGACCTAAAGGGAAAATAGAACGTCGATTTGGAGAACCAATATTTGGAACTAAAATACTTAAACGTAGAAAATATCCACCAGGACAACATGGTAATAATCGTAGGAAAAGTAAAAAACGTTCTGAATATGCTATTCAATTATTTGAAAAGCAAAAAGCAAAATATATTTATGGTATATTAGAACGTCAATTTTTAAACTTATTTAAGCAAGCATCAAAAAAAAAGGGAATTACTGGAGAATTGCTTATTCAAATGTGTGAATCTCGTTTGGATAATATTGTATATAGATTGAATATTGCACGTTCTAGATCTGAAGCTCGTCAAATAGTTTCCCATCGTAATATTACAGTAAATAATAAAATTATTAATATACCTTCTTATTTATTAAAACCTGGTGATATAATAGGTATTAATAATAAAAAAAATCATACTGTAATTAAACAACAATTAATAAATAAAAAAAATAAAAAATTGTTAATAGATTGGTTAACATGGAATGATGAACAAATGATAGGAACTTTTCAAGCTATTCCTAATAGATCACAAATTCCAGAGAACATAAAAGAAAATTTAATAGTTGAATTTTATTCTAAATTCTAA
- a CDS encoding DNA-directed RNA polymerase subunit alpha yields MENFVKPEKYIMLESTNFNGIFQFKPLEPGFGCTIGNAMRRVLLSSLEGFAITYIKIIGITHEFSPIKGVVEDVTEIILNLKQVRFKKEIEEIDKEIVTASITDKEQIIAGDFNKFITGFKVINTNLVICNKDKSVPFNITFCIEKGIGYVPANRSQDIGTIAIDAIYTPIINVKYTIENCRVGQKTDFENLLLYIQTDGSIYPKDALNKASKILIDHFLLLSNDNNFSKLKSENNEVKPHNVDNVDNEFIRIKKLLKSKLTDTDKLSRRTLNCLHSAEIETWADVVSHDKNYILRVRNFGKKCLSELEEEMNNNELYFGMDISKYEL; encoded by the coding sequence ATGGAAAATTTTGTAAAACCTGAAAAATATATAATGTTGGAGTCAACAAATTTCAATGGAATTTTTCAATTTAAACCTTTAGAACCTGGTTTTGGTTGTACTATAGGTAACGCTATGAGACGTGTTTTATTATCTTCTTTAGAAGGTTTTGCTATAACTTATATTAAAATTATAGGTATAACGCATGAATTTAGTCCTATAAAAGGAGTAGTAGAAGATGTAACTGAAATTATTCTTAATCTTAAACAGGTTAGATTTAAAAAAGAAATAGAAGAAATAGATAAAGAAATTGTTACAGCGTCTATAACAGATAAAGAACAAATTATAGCTGGAGATTTTAATAAATTTATTACAGGATTTAAAGTAATTAATACAAATTTAGTTATTTGTAATAAGGATAAATCAGTTCCCTTTAATATAACCTTTTGTATTGAAAAGGGTATAGGATATGTACCAGCTAATAGGAGTCAAGATATAGGTACTATAGCTATAGATGCAATATATACCCCTATAATAAACGTAAAATATACAATTGAAAATTGTAGAGTTGGACAAAAAACTGACTTTGAAAATCTTTTATTATATATTCAAACAGATGGTTCAATTTATCCAAAAGATGCTTTAAATAAAGCTTCAAAAATATTAATAGATCATTTTTTACTTTTATCTAATGATAATAATTTTTCAAAATTAAAATCTGAAAATAATGAGGTTAAACCACATAATGTTGATAATGTTGATAATGAATTTATACGTATTAAAAAATTGTTAAAGTCAAAATTGACTGATACAGATAAGCTATCTAGACGTACATTAAATTGTTTACATTCAGCTGAAATAGAAACTTGGGCTGATGTAGTATCTCATGATAAAAATTATATTTTAAGAGTAAGAAATTTTGGAAAAAAATGTTTATCTGAATTGGAAGAAGAAATGAATAATAATGAATTGTATTTTGGAATGGATATATCAAAATATGAACTATAA
- the mdh gene encoding malate dehydrogenase has translation MKITIIGAGNVGATCADILFKKNVVKEIILLDVKKNLSEGKALDISQTATLNGSSSNIIGVTNDYSKTANSKVIVITSGITRKSGMSRDDLININASIVKSVIEKSIEYSPETIFIVVSNPIDVMTYVAFISSKINNAYRVFGMSGILDKARYCTLLAKELNCYPKDIQTLLIGSHGDTMVPLPRYTTVSGIPIIELIDQSRIDSIIERTKKGGIEIVNMLGTSAWYAPGASVAQMVESIIKDSKRIFPCCAWLQGEYGLKNIYLGVPVILGKNGIDKILELKLNDEEMNLLNKSAKHIKNMIKVIDL, from the coding sequence ATGAAAATTACAATAATAGGAGCAGGTAATGTAGGAGCTACATGTGCTGATATTTTATTTAAAAAAAATGTTGTAAAAGAAATAATTTTATTAGATGTCAAAAAAAATCTTTCTGAAGGAAAGGCTCTAGATATTTCGCAAACTGCTACTCTAAATGGATCTTCAAGTAATATTATTGGCGTAACTAATGATTACTCTAAAACAGCCAATTCTAAAGTAATAGTAATTACTTCAGGAATTACTAGAAAATCTGGTATGAGTAGAGATGATTTAATCAATATAAATGCTAGTATTGTAAAATCAGTAATTGAAAAATCTATAGAATATTCTCCTGAAACAATATTTATTGTTGTATCTAATCCGATTGATGTTATGACATATGTTGCTTTTATTTCATCTAAAATAAATAATGCTTATCGTGTATTCGGAATGTCTGGAATTTTAGATAAAGCTCGTTATTGTACTTTGTTAGCTAAGGAATTAAATTGTTATCCTAAAGATATTCAAACTTTATTAATTGGAAGTCATGGAGATACTATGGTACCTTTACCTCGTTATACTACTGTATCTGGTATTCCAATAATAGAATTAATTGATCAATCAAGGATTGATTCTATTATAGAACGTACTAAAAAAGGTGGTATAGAAATTGTTAACATGTTAGGTACTTCTGCTTGGTATGCTCCAGGTGCTTCTGTTGCTCAAATGGTAGAATCAATAATTAAAGATTCTAAACGTATATTTCCTTGTTGTGCTTGGTTACAAGGAGAATATGGTTTAAAAAATATATATTTAGGTGTTCCTGTAATTTTAGGAAAAAATGGTATAGATAAAATTTTAGAACTAAAATTAAATGATGAAGAAATGAATTTATTGAATAAATCAGCAAAACATATAAAAAATATGATAAAAGTAATAGATTTATAA
- the pdhA gene encoding pyruvate dehydrogenase (acetyl-transferring) E1 component subunit alpha: MKNITYETYLKWFKDMYLWRRFEDKCRYLYFKQKIRGFLHLYNGQEAIPAGITHAMDLNKDIVITAYRCHILAIAMGVDPKMVMAELFGKITGTSKGLGGSMHIFSKKNRFYGGYGIVGSQIPIGAGIAFADKYFGRNSVTLTFMGDGAVNQGSLHETFNMAMIWKLPVIFICENNKYAMGTSFKRSTYIKDIYKIGSAYNMPSIEVDGMDPNKIAYATYEAIENARKGCGPTFLEMRTYRYRGHSVSDASTYRTKEEVLKYKKKDPILKIKNMIITNKWYTEKDIKEIESNINKKIDECVNFAEKSDFPYIETMYNTVYYQKDYPFVDKIIT; encoded by the coding sequence ATGAAAAATATTACCTATGAAACTTATCTCAAATGGTTTAAGGATATGTATTTATGGAGACGATTTGAAGATAAATGTCGTTATTTATATTTTAAACAAAAAATTAGAGGATTTTTACATCTATATAATGGACAAGAAGCTATTCCCGCAGGAATTACTCACGCAATGGATCTTAACAAAGATATAGTCATTACAGCTTATAGGTGTCATATACTGGCAATAGCTATGGGGGTTGATCCTAAAATGGTAATGGCAGAACTTTTTGGAAAAATTACTGGTACTTCTAAGGGACTGGGTGGATCAATGCATATTTTTAGTAAAAAAAATCGTTTTTATGGAGGTTATGGGATTGTAGGATCACAGATACCTATAGGAGCAGGTATAGCATTTGCAGATAAATATTTTGGTCGTAATTCTGTAACGTTAACTTTTATGGGAGATGGAGCCGTTAATCAAGGATCTTTACATGAAACTTTTAATATGGCTATGATTTGGAAACTACCAGTTATATTTATATGTGAAAATAATAAATATGCAATGGGGACTTCATTTAAAAGAAGTACATACATAAAAGATATTTATAAAATTGGTTCAGCATATAATATGCCATCTATAGAAGTAGATGGTATGGATCCTAACAAAATAGCATACGCTACTTATGAAGCTATTGAAAATGCTAGAAAAGGATGTGGGCCAACATTTTTAGAAATGCGTACTTATAGATATAGAGGACATTCAGTTTCTGATGCATCAACTTACAGAACTAAAGAGGAAGTACTTAAATACAAAAAAAAAGATCCTATTTTAAAAATAAAAAATATGATCATAACTAATAAGTGGTATACAGAAAAAGATATTAAAGAGATTGAATCTAATATTAATAAAAAAATTGATGAATGTGTTAATTTTGCTGAAAAATCTGATTTTCCTTATATTGAGACAATGTATAATACAGTTTATTATCAAAAGGATTATCCTTTTGTAGATAAAATAATAACATAA
- a CDS encoding 2-oxo acid dehydrogenase subunit E2, with product MAEVVSMPRLSDTMNEGKVIKWYKKVGDKVFEGDILAEIETDKAIQDFEIDINGILLYIGVPEGQSAKVNDILAIIGESNENISSLISPKEDIKEDIKEDIKEDIKETKDKILASPLAKKLAIEKNIYLQDIVGSGFNNRIVKRDVEKYLREKQRIEQLDNIVTHSSMRKIIAKRLTESKFTAPHYYLIREINMDNLIQLRLDINNKLDEDKKISINDIIIKASAIALRENPKINSSWTDSSIIYHSDVNIGVAVAIKDGLVVPVISKVDQKSLLQISFEIKDKVNRAKANKIYSNEICGSTFTVSNLGMFGIEFFTSIINQPNSCIFSIGSILEKPIVKEGNIVIGKTIKVTLACDHRIVDGIIGSAFLQTFKDIIENPILILI from the coding sequence ATGGCAGAAGTAGTATCAATGCCCCGTTTAAGTGACACTATGAATGAGGGTAAAGTAATTAAATGGTATAAAAAAGTAGGTGATAAAGTTTTCGAAGGTGATATTTTAGCTGAAATAGAAACTGATAAAGCTATTCAAGATTTTGAAATTGACATTAATGGCATATTGCTTTATATTGGGGTCCCTGAAGGACAAAGTGCTAAAGTTAATGATATATTAGCTATAATTGGAGAATCTAATGAAAACATAAGTTCATTAATTTCACCAAAGGAAGACATAAAGGAAGACATAAAGGAAGACATAAAGGAAGACATAAAGGAAACTAAAGATAAAATTTTAGCTTCACCATTAGCTAAAAAACTAGCTATAGAAAAAAATATATATTTACAGGATATTGTAGGAAGTGGTTTTAATAATCGTATTGTTAAACGTGATGTGGAAAAATATTTACGTGAAAAACAACGTATAGAACAACTAGATAATATTGTTACGCATTCTTCAATGCGTAAGATTATTGCCAAACGTTTAACTGAATCTAAATTTACTGCTCCTCATTATTATTTAATAAGGGAAATTAATATGGATAATCTTATTCAATTAAGACTTGATATTAACAATAAACTTGATGAGGATAAAAAAATATCTATAAATGATATCATTATTAAAGCTTCTGCTATTGCATTACGTGAAAATCCAAAAATTAATTCTTCATGGACAGATTCTTCAATAATTTATCATTCTGATGTTAATATAGGTGTAGCGGTGGCAATAAAAGATGGTTTAGTAGTTCCTGTTATTTCAAAAGTTGATCAAAAATCATTGCTTCAAATATCTTTTGAAATAAAAGATAAAGTTAATCGTGCTAAAGCCAATAAAATATATTCTAATGAAATATGTGGTAGTACATTTACTGTTTCTAATTTGGGAATGTTTGGAATAGAATTTTTTACTTCTATTATAAATCAACCTAATTCTTGTATTTTTTCTATAGGTTCTATTTTAGAAAAACCTATTGTTAAAGAAGGAAATATCGTAATAGGTAAAACAATAAAAGTCACTCTTGCTTGTGATCATCGTATTGTAGATGGTATTATAGGTAGTGCTTTTTTACAAACTTTTAAAGATATAATTGAAAATCCTATACTTATTTTAATATAA